In one Maniola hyperantus chromosome 6, iAphHyp1.2, whole genome shotgun sequence genomic region, the following are encoded:
- the LOC138402440 gene encoding uncharacterized protein, with translation MPNLHWNCCNETKCNEDYVCCAICNKAYHHACLLPTGQSTMNTELESDWKCPSCTSKRPKGNNENTPVRNDTKLLSEQNTAKRSNKRAAFSPPEQSCSTEQSDFREMVRDILKTEMSEMVTHITASIKSVLNSELKLLREEITDMKNSISFINDQYDDFIKEYRANEMMLKDLKENNNKLEATIENLHIRINDLEQRSRSNNLELQCIPERKNENLIAIIEQLGSVIGQDTTPDKILNVTRVAKVNRLSTRPRSIIVQFNSPLTRDGFLAAVIKHNKSNPTDKLNTSHIGIGAGGEKKPIYVVEHLSPENKALHAATRMKAKEKGYRYVWVRNGRILIRKDDSSDYKIVKNMDFLNKLS, from the coding sequence atgccgAATCTGCACTGGAACTGTTGTAACGAAACAAAATGCAATGAGGATTATGTATGTTGTGCGATCTGTAATAAAGCCTATCACCATGCATGTTTGTTACCGACCGGTCAGTCAACCATGAACACGGAACTAGAGTCTGACTGGAAATGCCCCTCATGTACGTCAAAAAGACCGAAAGGTAACAATGAAAATACGCCTGTACGTAATGATACCAAGTTACTTAGCGAACAGAACACAGCGAAAAGATCGAACAAACGAGCAGCTTTTTCTCCTCCGGAACAATCATGTTCTACTGAACAAAGCGATTTTCGAGAAATGGTTAGAGACATTTTAAAGACCGAGATGAGCGAAATGGTTACACATATAACAGCATCAATCAAAAGCGTATTAAATAGCGAATTAAAACTTTTACGAGAAGAGATTACAGACATGAAAAACTCGATAAGCTTTATTAACGACCAATATGAtgattttattaaagaataCCGCGCTAATGAAATGATGTTGAAGGATttaaaggaaaataataataagctaGAAGCAACCATAGAAAATCTACATATACGTATAAATGATCTTGAACAACGATCCAGATCAAACAACTTGGAACTACAATGCATTCCTGAAAGAAAGAATGAAAATCTGATTGCAATCATCGAACAGTTGGGAAGTGTGATAGGTCAGGATACAACTCCAGATAAAATCTTAAACGTCACAAGAGTTGCTAAAGTGAATCGTCTGAGTACCCGTCCTAGATCCATCATTGTACAATTTAATTCTCCGTTAACAAGAGACGGTTTCTTAGCGGCAGTTATTAAACATAATAAAAGCAATCCCACTGATAAGTTAAATACTTCTCACATTGGAATCGGAGCTGGTGGTGAAAAAAAGCCTATCTATGTAGTCGAACATCTGTCACCAGAAAATAAAGCTTTGCACGCTGCGACTAGAATGAAAGCAAAAGAAAAAGGATATAGATATGTTTGGGTCCGTAATGGCCGTATCCTGATCCGTAAGGATGATAGCTCGGAttacaaaatagtaaaaaacatggattttttaaataaattaagttag